Sequence from the Megalops cyprinoides isolate fMegCyp1 chromosome 4, fMegCyp1.pri, whole genome shotgun sequence genome:
cctttttgtattttcacatcatggttaatataattataatattatatatataatgtaataataatattatataatattattattaaatattaataataaatatttcccAGAAAACAGTACAATCAGTTTGTTGTATATCCAGTTCCACAAAGCACCTGAACAGAAAAGCACCGTCATTGATCGATCTAAAAGGCTGCTCTACTGTCCAGCAGGTTGGAGACTCATGTCTCATTTAAATAAAGACTTTATGctaaattacatcatttatatGCTAATGAGAAATTTAGACCATTCGACTAATAATGATGATATTCAGAAAGCAATAACCTGAAGAATGTTGGGAATTTATTTTGACTGACAGGGTGACAGGGTGTCTGCTATGAGCTTGATAGGGGCCTCTGGTGAAGCCTGTCAGTGGCAGTTACCTTTCGGGTCATACGCAAGGCAGTGGACCTGCCTCTCCTTCTGGAAAACCCTGCTGCACACTGGCTCCTTACAGTTGTAGTCCCAGGCCTTGAGGATGCCACAGTAGCTGCCCATGCAGACAATGGAACGGGCAGGGTGGCAGGCCACTGCGTGCAGGGCCTCCGAGTGCTCCTTAACCACCGTCTGCAGCTGGAGACTTTTGGTGTTCACATGGACCACGGTGGCGCTAACCGTGGAAATCACAAAGTTCCTATGGGAGAAAAGGCAGGTCACATTCACAGTCCCTTTGGTCAAAGCAGGGCATGTACTTACACAACATGTCCCACACTGCCATGCTCACTGGTCTGTTaacagtgctgctctctgtttGTAGAATAGAAAAGATTCCAGCTATGCCATTCTGAATACAACCTGACTTCCCTCTGTGCTTACCGAACTACAAATGGCTTGGCTTCCAGAGTACAGTCCTCTAAATATCCCACTGCGCTGTCTGGTGGTGACTCTTTGGAGAAGGAGATGGATGTGATCTGGTCCAAGTTGAACTTGCTGTACCAGCTGATCAGCTTTAAGTTCTCATCATAGAAGTTCACATGGCCCCTGGTGTTGCCTGTCACAAGATAACTGAGGCATTGCAAGCAATCCATTAAGATCTGGCAACCACAGGCATCACAGATTCACAGTCACATTACAATGCCATTGTGTCAAAAATCAAGGATTAGAAGCTCGGATAATTGGTTTGAAAACCAAAGTTTCTTATGgaaatgaacatgaatgaaatgcataataGATGTGTCTGTGAAGATGTCTTTTTACAGCATTCCTGCAATTTAGAAACTCTTAACAAAGCAAGACTGGACCAGCACTCAGGGGATGAAGTAAGAAGCCCTTCACTCACTGAAGGCCCATGTCTTCTTGTCCtacaaatgtttattaataatgttttttaataaaggaaTAAGTATATGGCACACACCTTAAGGAAaccaataacattttttcaagGGCAGGGTGAGGTATAGCGCATAGAATGAAAAGCTTGACCTACTCCTAAGCAGCAGAATGTTGATGATCtataaaatatgtttgcagCTAACTATTGTAACTATATGTAACTATTACTGCGGGTATTCGTATTTCTTCTGATCCAATCCTTATACAAAACCCAGAATACATTGTTTTACCTGTTACAATGCTGGCTACTTCACCTTGAGTATGACAATAAACAAAGCATAGCTCATACATGGCACAGAGGCTTCCAGAAATCTGTCCACGGACCTTACTGGCCAGGCAGTGGAAATATAAACAAATGCTCAGGGCAGTAGTGGCACAGTTATCCAGGCAGTTGGAGATGGATAAATACCTGTCGGTCCGTGTCAACACAGTGATGCCGTGTCTTTGCAGCGAGATGAGCTTGATAGCTGTTCTGGAGATGGGGACCTTAGTAGTGGAGCCCTCCTCCACATCCCACACCACCATGTTCCCTCCCATGGTGGCCGTAAAAGCCTGAATGCCTCCAGAGTGGAAGATGGACTGGCTGAGGGCCCCCACCACCTTCTTGAAGGtctgagagaagaaaaaaccTGAGAGCTGTTAGTGGACAGCAGTTATATGGTCAGGTTAGTAGTGAAGAGCAGTTGACAGAACAGCAAGGCAGGGCAgtagtgtgtgtcagtgttcaggGCAGCAGTCTAAAACAGAGGCCACAGCAACTGTACAGAACATAACTGTTCTGTACAGTTGCTGTGGGCAACTTCTGTACCAGTCGTGAGGGCATCAGTGTAATctgttctgtaaatatccaactgtataactGGGTactgtgtaaaatgcaaaaaaatctaTTACACTGGATATAAACATCTcattaacaaataaatgaagtaatgtaaaatGGCAGCACGTGAAGCTGTAAACAGAATATCAGtacagaaatatgtatttacaatTCATATCATCAGTATTATCTGATTTTCTTTGATGCAAATACACCAAGATCAATGTGTATACttttacaattacagtacagaactaaaaacacacactgagacaatTACTTATCAGATTCTTGACCTTACATTATCTGACAGTTCTGGTGCCAAACATTCCAGATTTGCCTTGTCCtgtaacaaaacataaaacattatagctcataaaatcaatgttgaaacaaaacaacaatgcaaACATCCAAAATGCTACTTACCATGTGGTAAAATAAAACTTGACTCTCGCTGTTGCTGAGGAGCTGGGTACTGTCATTTGGATCAAATATTATGTAATTctaaaataaagaagaaaacaacaCTGACATACAAATCACTGTGCCCGATACCATGGTAATTATGTTTCATAAGATTGATTTTGTGacagtacaataaaatattaGGGTGAGCATATATTACAGACATGATGACAAAGCATTTCACAAGGAGAATAATTTTTCCTTTGAGGattcaataaatgaattcaaCAAGCCATCCAAAGCGATGCAAGTTACCTGGCAACCATATTCTGGATTTAGCTCCGTAACACAGACTGGAGCCTCTGTTTCACTGGTCCACTCCCAGATACAGACTCTCTGTGAAAAGACAATAAACATCTTGTGGTTTTGCACACAAACAACTCAGTGCCATGGGTAAAAGGGAGTTATCTGAGGAGtacagaaagatttttttcctttcaattcAGCTATTTTAAAGTACTGTATTACTCAGCCATTCTCAGTTTTTCTCACCTATTATGTACTAGGACAACAATACTACATACCCTAGCAAAGTGAACACATCCACTATTTCACTTTTATGACACTGAGAATCAGGAACAtgtgtaataaaaaaagaaagaacaaaaaagatttCCACAATACCAATAGTCAATGAGGTAGTATGAGGGAGCAATTGAAGGACTGTTTTCCTTAATAACCCAACAAAAATTACTGGTTCACTGATGGCTTTGTGGCCTCCTGTTCCTCTTATCACACACCTGAATTTCTCCAGCTCCGACGGTCACCAACAGCTTTGAGTCACTTGATAACGCCACAGCTGAAACACCCCCCTCAGGGTGGCAGTCAAACAGCGTTTGCACAGGAAtccttcaaaacaaaacaagcccaTCTGCAATTATACCCAAGCATACTATACAATCCTTCATAGCACAACTATGCAAAGGCTGTCTGGCAAGACCACAGCCACCTTTGATGCAGCACCCagttaaaatcacaaaaattaaTTGCATACAAATGTTTATGTTAGTATGTCCGCCCCcagaaaagtaaaacaaaacctGTGATTGTCTTTGCAAGACTTATTAGCACTTATTGCTCGATGGATCAGATGTTTTTATCAAATTCCTAAATTGTGAGACACCAGAGACAGCATTACCCAGAGTATGCATCCCATATGATCACCAAGCTGTCTGGACCCTTGTCTGCAGTCACCAGCCAACGTCTGTCctcgctcacacacaaacaggaaatggggTTGCAGTGACCCTGGGGAAGCATTTTGTCTGCCATTATTGATATACTTGTTTCTTCTACATGTCAACAAGCAGAGTACCGAGTCACTGAAAGAGTTAACATGTAAATCTGTACCTAGTTTCCAAGAAGGAAAATCTCCAGGTTAGGCTCACTGCAAACCGCATACATTACCGGTATGAACTACAGACTGCTGtacactgtgaaaaataatgcaaatgtcaTGCACTTCTGTCACAGATTCCTCTATTTTATGAGACACAATGCACTGTGAATCCAAGCCAGTTGTGGTGGTGTCTGCcagctgttttctctctctctctctctctctctctctctctctctcttcctctccaggaGGGCGGAAAGCAAAGAGGGGGCCAGCCTTGCCTGGAGGATGTGCTGAGAGTGGGCGGAATAGTCGTACATCACTGCCACGTTGGCACAGCCGTAAAGAATCTCCAGCCGCTCCGTGTCCAGCAGGCTAAAGACGGGGAGGGCCCGGTTTATTCCGTAGGCCCACTCCAGAGTCTgcaaccacagaaaaacaccagCACTGGGCTGTCAAGGTCAGAGTGTAAAAATGATCCACTTCTAATAACTTTGGATTGCTGCTATGACTGACTGTAGGAATCTATGGCCTTGAATAGGGGTTGCACGCATCACTTTCATATGCTGCTTGCTGTCCGATCTTTTGTAAAGACCTGGGTATTTATGTGGCAGACTTACCAAAGGATATGTTTTGACACTGAGTGACACCCTCTTCTGCGGGGTCACTGCCCTGGAAGTTGCTGCATAGACTGGAGAGCATGCTAGCTGCTCTAGGACTTCAGATGGTGGTCGGCCAGCTGTGTCGGGGTCTGCTGGCCCGTCAGCCAGTCCACCTTGCGCTCCTTCCCCACCTGGGCTCAACCTGTCCTCTTCCACACTCACATCTTCCCCCTTTAGTCCACTATCCTCAcccctctgctcctgctcctctctaTCCTCCTCCCTTTTCCCAGGTTCCTTTCTGTCCTCATCCCTCTGCCCAGAATCCTCTCCATCCTCAGCTGGGCCAGGCTCCTCGCTACCCTCAGCTTTGGAACATTCTGTTGGAACCGGTAGCCCGTCTGGAGATGGGCTGACGTTGGCCACATCTTTCTCTTCTCCTGTTGGGGGGCTGTTGCCCTGTACTTCATCAATGTCAGCCATTGTTCAATTCACCAcaaactgttaaaaacaaacGCTATATGAGTATGTTGCTTATTAGGAATCATAgtactgtttttaaatcattatatTTCTTATCACTATCACAAAGCTCTCTTCCTAATCATATTAAGACCAATGAAAATACCTGAAGGAATGCCTAACTCCTAACTCAGATCTGATCCTCAAATTTACTAAAAttcacatttgtaaatgttatcTATATTAATCAATATTTGAAAGGACAAATTCTTGAGATAAGTCCTTGAAATCTTAGCAGGGTTCTAACACTAAAACAGCTCCCCTTTTGGGGGAAGGGATAGTACACCCCTAAAGAAAAATCTGTTCTCAACAGCTCAACTAGTCTTGAAATCCTAATTGAGGCTGTCAGAAGGACACAGTTATGATTACCATACATACGTTTACATGTTTCAGAAACGTGGATTTCAACACTAGCATTAGGATGATAACTGCACACGCACAAACGCTTTGTCACTTAACTTGCTGCACATCTGATAGCCACCATGCAGATTGTACGTAAACGTAGTGCTTTGTGCTTGTGAATTGTACTATCATATAATTCTGTACGCTGTGAGTAATGAATAATCGAGTAATcctattattttattaatcagTGAATCTATAAAGAATCGGATTTCTACAAATAAACTACTTTAATGCTGAAAAACACTGGTGACTACTCACTCCACTTGCTGTGTGGCTGGTAAGACTTTGTTCCCACTTGATGTCACAAATTGTGCACACGGCGTGTTGGCTGTCTCTAAACTCCTGTCTTTTCTGATAGTCACAAGTCCTTAGAGGGTAGGTAGTCTGTGCTCCCactacaaaaaagaacaagcgCACGTCAATAATTGACAGTTGTCACACAAATGACCGTTACATGAAAGTTGTATTTTCACATTAGCAACGTTATTAGCTCACGTTAGCCGGATAAGCCAATTATCTTTTTATTAGCGAGGCAGctgttttgaatgatttttaatgATAGCTCGAAAAACCTTCGAAAGCATTGTTAAAACAAGTGAAGCTCGCTGATGAGTTAGCTAACATGAAttggtagccagctagctaccgGGCTGATTTTGGAAAGTGGtgcattttctttctgacaCGAGTAAAACTTTATTCTGTCTGATCACActaaacatacaaataatgaataccataatgtaaaacaacaaTTAGTCCCTTTAAGACAAAGTACAAATTTAGCTACTTCGCTACATACCGAATTCTGTGGACTCAACAGCGCATTGGAATAAAGCGTCCTGTTGCTTAGATACGTTCAAAGGGACTGATGGGACTGGTGAGATTGAACCGATAGGTGGCACTGCCAAAAATTCATCTAGAGCCGATAGAAAGCACCGAATCATTtaccaaatgaaagaaaaaaagtttgcgTCATTCAATGAGCTttgcaaagagaaaagaatgacTGAATTATGTGATCTCATGTCTGTGCTTCTTCAGACAGATGAGGCGTATCTAAATTAAATGGGAAACACTTCCTGGCATCTGCTGTGAATTCGCCAACATTCCTTTGACCAACATTTGGGCTGACAAACTGTCAAACATGTATAGGCAGAGGTTATCAATGTGAATTGTGACTGTGTTGTATAGAATTTAAttttgataaatataaatactttCTGGCAGGCAGAAGTACACACACTGCCTTCCTATGAACACATGGAAGTCGTACACATTCGATGTTATCTCTAATGACATTGCAGACTAACAATTTGTTtcaatttaattacaatatattttcatgtatCAGGAAGTTGTTCAAAGTGTAATCAAAGCTTGTTTTGCTGTAAACTACTTGTAATTCAGTGCTGCCCAAAACGGAACTTCCCCATTCTCCGCACATTAGCTCCAAAAAGTGAACATAACAGGCCACAATActtaattcaatttttttttgtttaattcacAAACATGTTCAGAAAGGTTACATTGCTCCAATGTTCCAGCCTCATTTGACTTTGTTCCGATAAATATTAAggatgaaaaaagacattttagcGATGACATTTTAGAGGtgaaatttatttgatttattttgccaATAGAGTTTACTCTTCTGTACAAGCTTGGCATGAGCCTTCAGAGTAGAACAccaaacctgtttttttatatcacccaaaacatttcatttgtcacACCATTATCCTCGAGTGACAAGTGGCACATCAGAATACCAGCATCTTACACAAGGTAAGCACTTTAAACAAAGTGTAGTGCAATACATCATAATCCAATTGCAAAGCAATAAGATTTCCATGATGGAGCTTTTCCCTCAAAAGCAACCCAATAATTGTCACGCTGAGAATCCAGAGATGTTCCCCTGATGGTCTTCGGTCAAATCCTGTTGTTCATGTGATCTTTGTCATCTCCGAAGAGGCACAATGTTGCAGCTGCAGGCAATGGCGATATAAATATGAGGATCTTTCTAGTTCTCTTAAATACACAGAATGAATAACAGGTGTCCTGAATAGGCCCaagaatttcatttttggaaaatgaaagtgtcaactgtaaaataataaagtacAAGTAAAGAGATTTTCTGCTGTCTCTTGCAGtaaagaactgaaaatgaaaaaaattcaagatgATGACCGTGTTGTCCATGATGTCAAAATTGAGGTCAACAAAACAGGGGTTTCAGGACACCCCATTAATACGCCCCTTGACAAAGatgatcatttttctttttgttaaaatgtgtgaCACAAGTTGTGAAACACTCACCCCAGCAGACCTCTTCCTGACCATCGCTGTGGGGTCAGGCCCAGGTGGACTTTCTGACCACTGCGAATCACTGTTATACTCAAGGGTTTCTGGAGCAGAGATAATATAGTTAAACACTTCTACAGACCCTCCTTTAAGCCAATTTTTGAATCATTATTCATCACTGgaataaatatattgaaaattaGTATTAGAATTATTTCTAAATGTCACTCTACGTAGTTTTGAAGGACTAGAGAATGTTTagatttaatcatttctgtttctttattaaTGTACTTTATCTGTGCTGTTCCTTGTTTCTCCAACCTCTGAATAATGGTTGCTTATCTTTCCAAGAACTGACTGTACTGGTTGTGCATGTTTGAACCTACCCCTTCACTGTGCTGTACCACGGATGCAATATTCTGAAGGCTCTGGAAGTTCCCTGTGTTGACAGAGCCAAACTCAATTATTTCATCACCAACTCGTAGACCCTGTGGGAAAGAACCAGCACAAATTACCACACGGTAAATGATCACAAATAACGCCActagaatacatttttactatttaaGTGGCCACAATTCTGGAGTTAATGAAGTTCATTGAATTCACAAACTAAAGGTCATAGGCAAAGCTGTCCTATGCTCATAAAAAATTAACCACAGCCACTGTAATTAATACAAAAATGAGGTAATTATTcgcaaaaacaacacaactatcattattttattcatctaCTGTGCATATTAATAGCCAATATTAATGTTATCCCTGACAGCCAAGCTAAGAAGGGGTTGAGAGATGAGGGAGGGATGCAGACTCACAGACTGGCTAGCAGGGGAGCCCTGTGTGACAGTGTCCACCCTGGCAAAGGGAGGAGGCAGACTGACTTCCTGCTCCATAGCCTCTGCCTGGGCCTCCACCTGGTCCCGTTCCCGCTTGGCTTTCTCTGCAGCATGTAGCTTGTGAAGCGCTTCCTCGATTTCGACCATTATGGCTTTGTGGTCATTCTGCAaacctgaccacacacacagaaggcacAATTAAATCCATACACTGAGTGGGTGTAATGAACAGGACTAACCATATAGAATCAAACTTACAGACCTACGTACTTACATTGTATACTCAACACTGCACAGGTGGGTTGTGCCATAAAGTGCTTAGtgattaaatctgaattttagGATTGTTGGGTAGTCCCAAATGTGGATTACAAACAGtcatataaaatgaatgtacaACAGGCTGATCTGTAACAGACTATGGGTCTTTCTAAACATACAGTGTAGAAAACTCTTCTTACAAGAGATACTGTGCCTTGCCGTTCGAACCTGGTACACATCAACATCTGCACGAGGATAACCTTCTCTGTCAACCAAAGGACTTTCCATTCCGACACCTTGCTgttaaaataagcaaaataaacatttaattcagTTCGTCAGCGTCATTTCATAACAAATCCATACGCACACCATCAGATACATAACTGCATCTTGCCTCTAAGGCAAGTGTACTATCAAACTGCGCACATTATTATCAACTGCGAAAAATACCCCCAAATAAAGCGCAATACCGATGTCATAAAGTAAAGCATCGACGAAATAGTTCGAAGCGGCATCGGGCCATTTTCAGTGACTTGCTAACTTGCTAGTAGCGAGGCGGCCACGGTGAGCAACATATCGATTTTTACATCACAGGAAATGCTATACACTGTTGTTAAAATACATCCACTCACCACTTCAAATACAACAGTTATTTAAGAGACGTAGATAACCCTTCTGACTGGGTTTCTAGCTATCCACAACCAGGGCTAGCTCGCTAGCAAGCGCATCAATACGCAACGCCGTGTCGGAGTCATTGTCCAAATAGCAAAGAAGGTTTACAATATTGACTTACATCTTCAAGCATATCGTAATAGGCTTTAATTTGTTCTTCTATTTGATCTTTCTTTTTGACAAGATTTTGAACATCTTCAATTGATATTGTGGAGTTTGGattgttgttttcctctgtcatcTTCATGGCCTCTCGCTCCCCGGAAGTTTGGTAAACTACAACTACGGATCATCAAAAGCGTCAATATGTTCATTCTAACGCGACGGACGGAACGTAGTCACCTACGGTCTTCCTTTGCTGGTCCCAAAATGAAACGGCTATCACCACCCATTAAATAGAGATAGACCTGCCTgcaatgttttactttttgtacTTCGGTATTCATGGAGCTTTAAACAGGTTTATCAATGAAAAAGACAGTATGTATGGATGAGAACTGTTTTGAAATACAGAGGCAGACATGAGTGTCTCACCTAAGACTGCAATTTAAGACATACAAATGGTAacacaatttaaataaacatttcaaccACACAATGACAAgttattcaattaattttaatacacatatatatatatatatatatatatatatatatatatatatatatatatatatatatatatataaactattACATCAAATCTTCATTGTCTTTGGgaacttcatttaaaacaggtAAACAATAAGGCCTTCTCACAAATGTCTGTCAactacacacagaaaaatctACTTATTCCTCCCCCCTCCAGTCAGTATTAGTGATACTGAGGAGTATCAAAAGAGAAGTACTTCCAccttaaattaataataattcttaTGAATATATAAGCAGATCCTCAATACAAAGGCAGCGTTGTGCTGCAATTCTTCATGATAACGGTCTGACTGCAAAAATTCACACATAtattgcaaaaggaaaaaaatccattggtAGGTCACTAACATTCAGTTTGAGGGTAACACTGTAATCTGGAGTTCCACATGACGGCTTCATTAGTGAGTTACTGAACCTTTAGCTGGTCAGAAGGATCCTTTGAAAAGGTGTTAAAACTTTACAGGTTTAAATGTTTAGGCACTTTTGTATTCAAGACACAAGGAATCtgaacagacaaataaaaagagacaaaataGCTTCAAAAACCTCAGACATCATTGCCTTACAAAGTACACATAAAAGTGGTaaccattaataatttattggaCCCTCTCCTCAGTACCTGTGTACTAACCATCATTAACAGGGCAATGTACCCTGTTCCTCAAGTGCTACAGTACTGCTGATTTTCTTGGTGTCTCTAAACAGTAAAACACTAAACATAAGGAGCACATGGTGACCTGCATTTACATATCCTAACATTTAATCcacatattttattaaagattTGTAAGGACCAAAAACCAGAATGGTTTTCAGCACTCGGGGTATGGATAACCCACACCTGGTTTACAAAGTGCAAGGAAGAGGCTTCTGTACAAGacagtatgtttattttcttcagctCTAAATGCCAGTATGATTGTTGATGACCTTAAATCCTTACTTTGAGTGGGTGTCAAccacataccataacaaataatttattagCTGAGAGAATTTTACCTGCACAA
This genomic interval carries:
- the psmd9 gene encoding 26S proteasome non-ATPase regulatory subunit 9, whose product is MKMTEENNNPNSTISIEDVQNLVKKKDQIEEQIKAYYDMLEDQGVGMESPLVDREGYPRADVDVYQVRTARHSISCLQNDHKAIMVEIEEALHKLHAAEKAKRERDQVEAQAEAMEQEVSLPPPFARVDTVTQGSPASQSGLRVGDEIIEFGSVNTGNFQSLQNIASVVQHSEGKPLSITVIRSGQKVHLGLTPQRWSGRGLLGCNIVPLRR
- the cfap251 gene encoding cilia- and flagella-associated protein 251, coding for MADIDEVQGNSPPTGEEKDVANVSPSPDGLPVPTECSKAEGSEEPGPAEDGEDSGQRDEDRKEPGKREEDREEQEQRGEDSGLKGEDVSVEEDRLSPGGEGAQGGLADGPADPDTAGRPPSEVLEQLACSPVYAATSRAVTPQKRVSLSVKTYPLTLEWAYGINRALPVFSLLDTERLEILYGCANVAVMYDYSAHSQHILQGHCNPISCLCVSEDRRWLVTADKGPDSLVIIWDAYSGIPVQTLFDCHPEGGVSAVALSSDSKLLVTVGAGEIQRVCIWEWTSETEAPVCVTELNPEYGCQNYIIFDPNDSTQLLSNSESQVLFYHMDKANLECLAPELSDNTFKKVVGALSQSIFHSGGIQAFTATMGGNMVVWDVEEGSTTKVPISRTAIKLISLQRHGITVLTRTDSYLVTGNTRGHVNFYDENLKLISWYSKFNLDQITSISFSKESPPDSAVGYLEDCTLEAKPFVVRNFVISTVSATVVHVNTKSLQLQTVVKEHSEALHAVACHPARSIVCMGSYCGILKAWDYNCKEPVCSRVFQKERQVHCLAYDPKGFYLAVGFACGTVYVLDASTLLNQEEECFKFAKDCITHITFSPDSCYLATADAGKAVTVFQLCPEDGKKVWKYQGRHRAHYKPIQDLLFGVYPNSTQPRLLSLGMDRMLVEYDLKSCGKDQLPLMNMVRIEQSAVPTCMAWYPPLSSEHLLLTASDLYKMKLFNSTTKMCRKTVLGPTYGSPIQKMAVLPLSQEGDPKSNYLAYITEDKVGLQILPLDGNPYKYTAIISHPKGVSAFACSRDGKYIFTSGGPDYTVLSWQINLNALEAAASLGGKDMMPFYSLLEGGRDGVLFKEMEDYFYYCQLRSQGIDSMETRQVSTRIPLTELSFVMRALGFFPTEQELEDMRNEVKYSRYAETGEIVRDIDLEEFIKLYINHRPAFEISRDELLQVFKVLGHSDENGEWVLNRDDLLHLLQTRGECMTEEELAECFATLLGVTPEGGRSEQATFDCNDSDALLESRIPEEIKMDTLMADILGFPVFTREPLPSEAKSPTESELS